The genomic interval ttttgtatgatgagcggtcgtatgacgaggtaccactgtatttgttttttggaGCGCTCGGGAGTAACGATAATGCTGGAATCTTCTCCTCAGACGCTGATGGACCGCCGCATTAAACCGTGGATCAACAAGAAAATCATTGAATACATCGGCGAGGAGGAAGCAACGTTGGTCGAGTTTGTCTGCTCAaaggtgaacaaaaaaaaattggacacccTCTTCCTCGTTTTAAAGACATTTGGagtaaaatgtccttttttttggtCCCAATCCTGCAGGTGATGGCGCACAGCACCCCTCAGGGTATCCTCGACGACGTCGCCATGGTAAATTGGACggcttaaaaatgtatttcttgtCGGGAGATGAATGAGCAAACgtttctcgtttttttttttgcaggttctCGACGAGGAAGCCGAAGTGTTCATCGTCAAGATGTGGCGCTTGTTAATATACGAAACGGAAGCCAAGAAGATCGGACTGGCCAAATAAACCCGCTTAGCTCGTAAGTTCCCGCTCAACGGCCCACGAAAGCTGCGAAAACGGAAAGATGACATCACGTTATTTGCATGAAGAAACCTTAAGTTGTATTTTTGTTGAGTTTCCAAAAAAACTGTTGTATTTTACCATTTGTTCTCTAGTAAATCAAGTTATGGTGAAGCACTGTTCAACTGTGTGCCCTAATAAATACTGTCAACTTTTTTTAAGGACACGCGTCCGTTGCCCTTTTTGCTGCCGTCTTCGTTTCAGCTACTAACATGgatatttaattgaaattacAAATGGTCAGAATCATCATCAGATGCTGTTCCACATTTCATTTGCAGATATTTGGGTTTTAATGCCTGTTGGAAATAACAATTTCTTCATTGTCGATCTCACTGCCGTCTTCGACGATGACGTGGCACTAAAACATCACGTGACCCGGAAGTATTCCTCCTACCCTCCTTGTTTAGAGAGGAAGCGTCGACTAGCATGTGTGCGTCGTTGGTGGCTAAAACACGTAAGAACAAACTGATTTTTGGACAGAATTTATACGGAGGACATGAAGTCCAGCGTGGCCTGCTTGGACGTCGACGCGTCGAGTCGTCTCGCTTGTGAAACGCCACAATAGCCCCCGCTGAAGCTAGTTAGCTTAGCTTATCTAGGAGGAGGCCACTAATTCAATTACACGTCGTCGTTTTTGTTGTTTCCGACACTTTGCTCAACTCGTTTGGGGAGGACGGCCCAGAGAGTTCCGGGTGCGTCTTTTGTCTtcaaacgtgttttttttttaaatattttttggaggaccAAAAAGTGCAACCATGGAGGACTTTAGCTCCATCAGCTTGCTGTCTCTCGCCATGCTGGTGGGCTGCTATGTGGCCGGGACCATTCCTCTGGCGGTCAACTTCTCGGAGGTATGACATTACCCTGCGAACATCACACTATATTGTGGTTATGTTTTTGCCAAGCTCCCCCCCCCTAATATTCCAATTTTGGCTTCGTCCAGTTGACCGACGTGCAAATATTCGCGCCCTAACATTCAAAGTTacgtaaacaacaacaacaaatcaacaTGCATATTTACGACCAAAACATAACATTAAAGTAGATAAGAAATGCTCAATATTCAGACAAAATTTCATAAAATTGATGCCTCCAAAAGTTATCAAAGTTACTGTGAATTTTGTTATTTACAcgtgattaaaaatataaaatgaagtgGAGTAAAAGTTGAGTTGAGGTGACCTAAAAAATGCTACAAACTAATAAGAAGTGACTCATGAAAGAGAGAGCAATTAGTTCTTAATTTGTTGACTAACCTTTGTGCAATGTCTGCTTTTTTAATCGTTTTCTAGTCttgatgaaaaataattgaaaaagccCGACTGAAATGACCTCGAGATCATGTCAAAGTTCAAAatggctgtctttttttttttaaccattgctGCTCAgagtttcacattttgaggccTCGTCaataatttctctttttttttcacattccaattttttttatatattgtatAGCCGCACCAAAAGTTCGGTGGGAGAAAAACTTTGGCCTAAAATATCACTTAGAATGTGGGTTGGgtccaaaattaaaatacaaaatgtgcCAAGAGTTATTTCTGTTTGTAAATGAGTTCTTATTTTGCATAATGTGTCCAATCAGGAGAAGCTAAAGCTCGTCACCGTGTTGGGGGCGGGACTCCTGTGCGGCACGGCCCTCGCCGTCATCATTCCAGAAGGCGTCCACGCGCTTTATGAGGAGATCCTGGAAGGTAAACAAACCAAACAATTTTGCTCGTTAACAAAGAATCTTGCaccgatgcagtttttttttttgtttacactcgtacctctacttacaaaattaattgtttcgtaagtagagcagtacgtTATATGTAAATAACCTCATTGGTTCCACGGTCttccaactaaaccctttaaaaataatcaaaacgtccccattttgtatgaaagatgtgctACGCCAAGGCTGTCAGACCCGAATTTTTCATTTTGGGGTTGACGTTAGCCGGGCTCGTTCCTTTTCGCTAGCCTGGCGTCATTTCTTGGCGTTTCAAGTCAAACCGAGATGATGAGGATTAGGAAGCgagcatacattcatttttttaacactgcttgtCCTCACGAGCAAGGtgcacggggtgctggagccaatccccaGCCATTGGAAATCTGTGGTTGACCAATCTCACGACACGAGGAGACTCGGGACAACCAATCATTGCTAGgattagggcaagggtgtcagactcgggttggttcacgggccgcttgaacgtcaactcaatttcatgtgggccggaccattttagatagaatatttagattttttttaaataaatggattaaaagaactggattaaaggccctgaatattccgttttttatagatctaaaacaatgtttatcttagcttttttaaaatatatttttagattttacaaaatgatttttgaactaaaacacagacaaaattgattaaaaaatgacaatgattgatttaaaagggagaaaatcaggacatttaatatacatctataatcttcatttgaatttgatcctaaaacagaaagtgggcactcatcattgactttcttgGGCCatataaaatgatgcggcgggccaggtttggcccccgggccgccactttgacacctgtgctacgCTATCCCAGCTTGACGTCCTGACTGAGAGGCGCGattgttgttgtgatttttaGGCCAAGGGGGCGGGCACCACCACGGTCCCAGTCAGGTGGGCGTCGTGGCCGAGGCGTCGGAGGCCAAAGGCgaagcggcggtggcggcggcggtggagcTGAGCACGGTCGGCCACGGCGAGCACGGCCACGAGCAGCTTCACGCCTGCATCGGCGTCTCGCTGGTGCTGGGCTTCGTCTTCATGCTGCTGGTGGACCAGATCGGATCGTCACACGTTCACGCCGCCGAAGGTAGGGGGAAAAATCATTATATGACTCGGGCGCTCCAACGCCGTCTCGATTCATTCCAATTATCGCTCGTTTGGCATTGTCGGTactcggacttttggtcgccggacttttgatatatagtatttagatcgtttcaacagtattttgagagttggtttcaacagtatttagatattaaactctaaactctccctctctctgtcatcaTTTGAAcctgttcgaccaaacgtccgggcgaccaaaagtcagcgaccaaaagtccggcgaccaaacgtccggtcacgggcatTGTCTTACATGTTTGTCTCCGGGGAAACAGATTCCGAATCGGCCAGAGTATCGTCGTCCAAAATTACCACCACCCTTGGTTTAGTGGTGCACGCCGCTGGTAAGTTTTTACCCAGGTTTCATTACTTGCTTTTAATGAATCCGTTAATTAGCATTTATTTTCCGGCATTTATTCCATCGTGCCCTCGGTGAGGTGTTGTCACCGCGGCGCTAACCTCTGATTGTCCCGCAGCCGACGGCGTGGCCCTCGGAGCCGCCGCCTCCACGTCTGGAACCGGCGTCCAGCTCATCGTCTTTGTGGCCATCATGCTACACAAGGTAAAGCGCGCGATGGCCGGAGACGCTCAAAAACAGAAActgatggaataatgattaataccattaaatcattattagtaatatttgattaaaacaggaagacatcgttgacataactgattacaacttgcaaggagaaatcactcgTAACACGGCTTCGTTCAAAagcattctgacgtgcagtatactcttctctgtatttagttgcgacatactgaaaacatttcatgtaatctgattcaaaacaattgcataagctaaccgaataacacccttaaggtcaaaaaacaacggtgtaagaaattgcagaataagcataatactttctttataaggtaaacaaagcagccgtatttttaaacaataatgcgattatcgccatctgccagagtccaaGTCCAAACAAGGTATGAGTTTCATGCAGATCAGCATCCTTGTCTTGGGGTTTGTTGGCGTCAATATTCCTGAAAGCAATTAACTGGAAAGCAGCTTTGGGGGAAAGAGTCCCCTTgcttggtcccaacataaagcatgaattaatttatagctttattacctattaaaaatgcttataaaacatatagaaacatcccagaataaatccaacagatttttttttttttttaaatggcgttCCGCCAGCTGACGACGTACGTCTGTCTTTGTTAGGCCCCCGCCGCCTTCGGCCTGGTGTCCTTCCTGATGCACGCCGGGCTGGAAAGGAATCGAATCCGGAAGCACCTGCTGGTCTTCGCCCTGGCCGCGCCCGTCCTGGCCATGCTCACCTTCGTCGGACTTGGACAGGTATGTCTTTTCGCTAAAACAGAAGGCCGccttgctcttttttttgccattgattTCGTACACTTTACATACACAAGGAAACACTTTTTGGGGGTAAGGGTGCCGTGACACCAGATTTTTGTGAGGAAATGGctaccaatgagttaacaagggagcttaaaatgccccaaagccAACGTGAAGTCACCcggaaatggccaaaaatcagcCAAAACCGACCAACACGCAATTCGGTGGGAtcggttccagcacccccgcaaatgtatttttccccctccttaTTTCATAGGTTTGATTTGACCTGAAAAACCCAAAAAATGACGcttaacattcattttctgaactgcttatcttcacgggggtgccagagcctatcccagctaagtatACTTTCACCATGCGATTGTCAGaggtcagccaattgcagggcacaaggggacttaggacaaccaatcatagctcggGTTAGGCAATTTCGAACgctcaaccagctagcctagcatgcacgtttttaCGATGCGGGAAGAAAGCGGTgtccccagagaaaacccacttgaacatccaaattccacacaggtgacGACCCgccggggatcgaaccctcggcccCGGAACAGCGAGgcccacgcgctaaccacttaaccaccgtcacttaacaaataaataataataaatattttctgcTCAGCTAGGACgtaaaatgggaaatttggaacacagcaaactcaaatttaaactattttttagCAACGGAACCAGCACAAACCAGTAACCGCGCATtttcgtatttttttttcatgtaatgcGGCGCTTGTTTGACGCCAAACCTTTTTCTTTCCCGTCTGACCGTCCGTCTGACCGTGTCCGTCCGTTTGTCCGTCCGCAGAGCAGCAAGGAGGCGCTGTCCCACATCAACGCCACGGGCGTGGCCATGCTCTTCTCGGCCGGCACCTTTCTCTACGTGGCCACGGTTCACGTTCTCCCCGAGGTGGGCGGCGGCTCCGGCCATGGCGCCAAGGGCCTCAGCAAGGTGGAGGTGGGCGCCCTGGTGGTGGGCTGCCTGGTCCCTCTCCTCCTGTCGGTGGGCCACAGCCACTAAGgaccgccccgccccgcccccccaCCAAAGACTCGGCGCCgcctttttttaactgtacggCTTTCTTCCACGCGCCCACTTTTAAGTGCCATAGCCGCCGGGGGTCCTGGGCCTCCGGGACGCCTTTGTACACGTGGCTCCCCTTCGCCGATTAAACGCGGGAGAGAACACCGTACCTGGACTCCGATTGGATGGAGTTGAGACTGTCCCCGCCCACCCCCCCACGTTTCTAGTGGTATTCTTTGTCTCAATACATCTTTGTCATTCCGCCATGAATTCGCCTCCTGTTTGAAGACATGTCTTACGATTAAATTAAtgttattttcctcttttttttaagtacagctgctacgaaaaaaaagtgtcacgcCTCCTTTAACTCTTTCACCGCCGTGATTTCTAGGGAAAGCGACCGACTATTCTTGACCATTTAACGCCGCTACGAGTCCAAGAAAACTAGCTAACAAGCTCACCGCGTTTGAACCCAAGACTTAAAATCCAAACATATCAACGGGGGTCCCCGGACCCCCCATCCCGTCTTGttctccctcctctagcaccCCAGAATCGAACTCATCCACTCATTGGCAACCCTAAGAAGCATCCCGACGATTCGACTCAGGTAGGTCGGACGTGGAAACGACACATGCGGCTCGCTCGAGGACTGCCGTTGTTCAAACCCCAGTTTAGATGTTTCCCAATGTTTTCAGAACGAGGCTTTTTTGAACCCCAGGAGAATCCTCTTCCCCGACAACGAGGGCAAAACGGcggactgggaaaaaaaaacgcaggtAGGCGGCGGCTCGCGCGGCAATCCACGTCGCTAAATGCTAACGGTTAGCTCCGGTTGACCTGAAACGGGAACGCCAAGACTAAATGACGTCTCCTGACCCTCGGTACGGGACGTCCAATGGGACGGATTGTCCGTGGCGGCTCGTGTTACTAGAAGCcaaaaaaaagggcaaatagCAGCAGCCTGTGAACGCGTGTGTGGAAAAGCGGCTTTAGCGGCAGAGATAAATCTAGCCGAGGATTTGTCGTTTTGCTGTCAAATGTGTCATTAGTGCTTTCAAATGGCTCCAAAATTCCGCCCCCCCACTCCCTCCAGCCTATGACGTCATCACTTTTCTCCATTCATAGCAAAAAAAGATGTAAAGGCTGAGCAATAGCAATTAATCAATGAAGAAATGTTAAATTGAGCACATTTGTACCCAAGCGTGACCTCCCACCCGCATGCACACCCGCACGCACATTAGGCAAGCGATGATGTAAACGTGGGCTGGAAAAGCCGTTAATATTCTTAACGCCGCGCGGTGGGCTTGATATGTAATCTGACATATGTTTGAATGTTCTGCCGTGTTATGACACGCGTCCGCTTCTGCCACGTACGCCTTCTAATCCGCTGGTGTTAGCCGTGAAAGTTGTTTACCCGTGTTTTGGCCACTAAAACTAATAGCCAGTGGGCCGTGGGGTCgcattaatggaaaaaaaatcaaaattttccTTAAATGttcccacttttttttgtacatagcACACccacatttatttaatatttttatggtTTTAGACAAATTTGGGACTGAGTTATATTGTGTTTACTGGGTAGTCTACCTACTTtctatcccaaaaaacatgcatgctaggctaaattgtccctaactATGATTGGTCGCCCCTTTTAGGTGTCCCGCTGCCTCGTGCCTGTAGCGAGCTAGGATGGgatttagcctaccatgcatgttttttgggatatgggaggaaagtaGACTACCCAGAAAACACAATATAATGCCTAATGCCAttaaaaatattacataaaTGTGGATGTGCTATGTACAAAAAAgcgggaacattttttttaaattattattgcgACCCCACGGCCCTGGCTATTAGTTTtagtgcaaaaaaacaacaaaaacattcttaATATCAAGTACtttggcagaaaaaaacatatttttttagaattgcttttttaaaacaaatataatgCGTTCTTACATTCATCTCTTGCACCGCTCGTCCTCTTAAGGGTCgctatttttttctgccaaagTACTTGATATtaagaatgtttttgttgttttttttgcactaaAACTAATAGCCAGGGCCGTGGGGtcgcaataataataataaaaaatgttcccGCTTTTTTGTACATAGCACATCCAcatttatataatatttttatggCATTAGGCAAGTTATATTGTGTTTTCTGGGTAGTCtactttcctcccatatcccccaaaaacatgcatgctaggctaaattgtccttagctatgattggtcgccccttgtctcctcgtgccctgccattggctggccaatcGATTCTAGGTGTCCcgcagctgggatgggctccggcacccccgtgacccttgagAGGATGAGCAATGAATGAAAGAACGCATtacatatgtttaaaaaaagcaattcttaaaaaaaaagacttttttccgCCAAAGTACTTGATTATgaagaatgtttttgttgtctgGTTTGCACGCGTTTGGCCTGGGCGCGCTCGCAACGCCGTCGTTAAAGCGCTCCCATGCAGTAATCTGAAGCGCGGGCGGCTTTTACTGGCCGGAGCGCCATCGACCGAAAAAGCccgccccctccctccctccacctCGTATTGGCGTTCGAGTCTTTCCGCCTGGCCGACTTATCGAGGATTTGCCGGCATGCTCGCGCGCGGCGGGTTAATTGTTATCGACTATTTTCCCTCTGTGACGGATTCCCGCCGAGCTTCCGGAGACGGGCGGGCTGGCGGGCGGGCGTTCGCTCGGGGCGCTCGGGATGCTCCC from Stigmatopora argus isolate UIUO_Sarg chromosome 15, RoL_Sarg_1.0, whole genome shotgun sequence carries:
- the slc39a9 gene encoding zinc transporter ZIP9 codes for the protein MEDFSSISLLSLAMLVGCYVAGTIPLAVNFSEEKLKLVTVLGAGLLCGTALAVIIPEGVHALYEEILEGQGGGHHHGPSQVGVVAEASEAKGEAAVAAAVELSTVGHGEHGHEQLHACIGVSLVLGFVFMLLVDQIGSSHVHAAEDSESARVSSSKITTTLGLVVHAAADGVALGAAASTSGTGVQLIVFVAIMLHKAPAAFGLVSFLMHAGLERNRIRKHLLVFALAAPVLAMLTFVGLGQSSKEALSHINATGVAMLFSAGTFLYVATVHVLPEVGGGSGHGAKGLSKVEVGALVVGCLVPLLLSVGHSH